A region of the Labeo rohita strain BAU-BD-2019 chromosome 5, IGBB_LRoh.1.0, whole genome shotgun sequence genome:
CTTTTTTGAATCAACTTACGGCACATGGCATCAAGTCTCACAAGGCAGCCGATGTAATTGTCAAAGTCCATGTTTCCACTCTCATCACTATACCTGCGAATAATCATCTGAAAAAGCTGATCATTCAATGGGAAACCTGTCAGAGGCAcaagagaaagaaaatgatTTAATGTAATGAGACAGAATTATGATTTAGAATATGATTTTGAACATACAGTTCATGTGTATGTGATCACACCAACAcacatacagtcaaaccaaaatttcagacaccttcaacatttctcacattatcacaagTTTATTACcagctatagtttagaaaatggtaataaaatatgacaacaacACAGAGGTAAACTGTGTctaacaaatttaaaattaaaatttatcttgataatgtcagataactctGATAGTAAAGTATGTAATGGATCAACtaaaaattcagacaactgttGACAACAacatttacacaactatcaatacttgttgaccaattaccaagcaatgcttcattttgttcagtctgtggtgtaaaaaggtcacattagctattaaagaaaaaatacttaggcaaaacatggtcaggtcaaagtgtttgaataatttttggtcctaaatttttatcaattttactggtagtccactgtatgaagaattgttgggtataatatgtcacagtttactttattttgctatcctcacttacataaatgaactacagTGTCCCGCAcccactaattaaaaaaaaaaaaaaattttcaaaaagttcaaacaaattagggtagggtgaaaaattccatttcattttctcctccaacttctcattatatctggtgtctgaatctTTTTTGGTTTAACTGTATATTAAAGGACAAGTTTGCCAATTGTTAATCAGCTTTGTGTTATTACAATGTCATagtatatgtaaacaaacaacgTGTATTCTTTCTCCATGTTTCTTTTACCCAGATCTCCTGGTTTATTTGTCAGTTAAAGTCTTCAGACTTTTAAAAGTTCCTTtggcaaaaaaaataacaccacagctctttctctgttttctctAATCAAGTggcatcaatttaaaaaaaaattgcctatGGCATAGACAGCCAAGAAATACTGTCAGTCGTGAATTTCCAGCAgcgttgccaggttttcacaacaaaacccacccaattgctactcaaaactagcccaatcgtgtTTCGAAGGGAGCccctggtttaaaaaaaacaaaacaaaacaaacaaacaaaacatgcaaatacatgttttaaacaGTGTTATATATGTTTTCGCAGTGTTAAAGCAGCCCAATTCCGCAGAAAAACTGCGGACCTAGCTACACTGATTACCAGCATTGTTCAGAGACCATTTCTTACTGGACACAGCATAGGACTTAAATTGTCCAAGACCTATCATAATATGACTTCTATATCTTAAATATACATACTGATCCCctaaaaaatgctgtaattgAGATATATTAATGTCATCATTACAGATTGTGATAAGTGATCCACAATGGGTGTTTACCTGCAGCTCTGAAGGCACCTGGAAGCTCATCTGCTCCAATAGTTCCTGAGCGATCCCTGTCATAAGTCTTATAAACTCCCTATAAAACAAACAGATTATTATGTTAGCTGGGTTATCttgatgttttttaacagtCTCACTTATCATTAATCTATTTAGTCTTAATACAGTTTCTGTTGTACACGCAtagcaaaacatttaaatcttCATTCAGCAATATGAATCGATCAAAACACAGCAACTAACAATACACATTCTTAGTaatcaaaactttatttgaagATAACCCAAAGGCAAATCTTCCAGATGTGTTGTTGCATCTTCTACTCACCTGCCATTTCTTGATGTTGTTCCAGAGATGTTTAAACTCATGGAAGCCCAGTTTACCTGTGCTGTcgctctggagcacagtgttaAGATCAAACACCATCAAACAATCTCAACATCAGCCTCATCAGTCGATATTAGGTCGATATTAATTTGTTAGTTTCTCTTATTGTCACTTTTATAGTAGATTTAATTTCACCCAACAATCAATCAAAATTAGTATCTATCTTTCCAactgtacattattttatattgcgaTGCCTAAATTCATTTGTAGCATCTAAAACTTGTCTTCAGACCGAAGATTTTTAGGCATTCTTCTGCAGGACGCTGGCCCTTAGACTCCTCTGAtctaaaatgactgattttatgttttttatttaaatcgtACAGCCAATTACAAGTTATCCaccattaaaatcattttcGCCTTATCAGTATTCACCAGAATTGTAATAGATTTTCTACTAAAATGACTGTGAAAACAGCAAACTTCATTCTGTTGGTTTGTATTAGAGCAAGTGTTGAGATCAAATGAGGCAGGATACATCCATGACAGCCACCATACTTCTACAGGACTCGATGGTAAAGCCATCTGTCTTCAGATCACCATCTGCAAAACCATAGAGGGCAGAGAATATCAGCATCATATAGCAGCAGACATCAGGttccacacacatacacacatataccaCTCACGTTTGGAGATGATTTTGTTGAGGATATTCATCAGCTCATTGGGGCTTACTTCCATGTCCTGAAACCAAAGGAAATGTTTACAATAGCCAGTGGTTATTGCACGTATTGgtgtatatatgaatatttgTTTGTCTGATACTCACATCGCCAGCGAGCTGCTTGAACACTTTGCGGAACTGCTGCTCTTCCGCAGACTCATTGGCCTCGGCATACGCCAGCGGTCTGCGGGGTGGGGGCTGGGGAGGGGTATAAGCAATCGTATAAGCATATCAAATGCAcacatttctttttctctccacacttaaaaaaaatccactaaCTTCATAAGCATATCCCTAATGCAAATATTCTTAATGTTGCAAGAACTCTCAATCACTCATATTTTGACTAAGCATTTTGACTCTCAATGTGACATGACGGACAGAATGTGcctaatttattaaaacataaaaaggcATTAAATTAGATATCTCTAGAAGGCATTTCTCTAGCCCAGTTTGTTTTCATACatcaattaataaatcaataaatcaacaGAGATTAAGCAGTTAACATATGCATAAACAGTTTTCTTTAtcacagatttttatttaatttaacattcaaacaatgtataaaaatgtatatacacaaaatcaaattacatacacaatattaaatttattatagacatttacaataataaaccAAATTAACAATGTGTGAATACAAAGTgatcataaatgcattttatcaaTTTGCCTATTCACCTGTTATCGGTTtatcaaaaaattatttcattgtttaagCATTATTCATATTTCGGTAATTAGTGAACTTGTATACCTAGTATTAcgtatttttaaatgacatgtattttcaattatttatctacattttttattaaaagattatttttaacGGATTATTTATCAGAATGTgaatttttaatctatttatttacatgCTGATAATTGATTGcttgattgatttattgatttttcaatTCATTTATCAATCTtagttatttataaaaaaattaaaaatcttatttttttaatttatattaatttaaatttata
Encoded here:
- the capns1a gene encoding calpain small subunit 1a is translated as MFLVPKILGGIIDAISNVDPGQFVPSDPPPPRRPLAYAEANESAEEQQFRKVFKQLAGDDMEVSPNELMNILNKIISKHGDLKTDGFTIESCRSMVAVMDSDSTGKLGFHEFKHLWNNIKKWQGVYKTYDRDRSGTIGADELPGAFRAAGFPLNDQLFQMIIRRYSDESGNMDFDNYIGCLVRLDAMCRAFKTLDKDSDGTIRVNVQEWLQLTMYS